One region of Flavobacterium sp. KACC 22763 genomic DNA includes:
- a CDS encoding DUF2795 domain-containing protein, whose translation MYWTLELASYLSDAPWPANKDELIDYAIRAGAPLEVVENLQSIEDEGEIYESMEEIWPDYPTDEDYLWNEDEY comes from the coding sequence ATGTATTGGACATTAGAATTAGCATCTTATTTAAGTGATGCGCCATGGCCTGCTAACAAAGATGAACTTATTGACTACGCCATTAGAGCAGGTGCTCCATTAGAGGTAGTAGAAAACCTTCAATCAATCGAAGACGAAGGTGAGATATATGAATCAATGGAAGAAATTTGGCCTGATTATCCAACAGACGAAGATTATCTTTGGAATGAGGATGAATATTAA
- a CDS encoding four helix bundle protein, with amino-acid sequence MDFKELLAYKKSFELAMEIFELSKTFPKEEKFSLTDQIRRSSRSVSANIAEFYRKRRYTNHFISKLTDSDAENSETNTWLEFSLECQYITKETFEKLNVKSLEIGRLINYMINNPSKFGCG; translated from the coding sequence ATGGATTTTAAAGAATTATTAGCTTATAAGAAGTCATTTGAACTTGCTATGGAAATTTTTGAATTGTCAAAGACGTTTCCCAAAGAAGAAAAATTTTCTTTAACAGATCAAATACGACGATCATCGAGAAGCGTTAGCGCTAATATTGCTGAGTTCTATAGAAAAAGAAGATATACAAATCATTTTATAAGTAAATTAACTGATAGTGATGCTGAAAACTCAGAAACAAATACATGGCTTGAATTTTCATTAGAATGCCAATACATTACAAAAGAAACATTTGAAAAACTAAATGTTAAAAGTCTTGAAATAGGAAGATTGATAAATTATATGATAAATAATCCAAGTAAGTTTGGTTGTGGATAG
- a CDS encoding T9SS C-terminal target domain-containing protein, translating to MIRILVLWGLLISSAYSQNEVHPDVKAKNYNSKAINTGKLSNKNLKLKPEYSIRLSDSIKETSGLIAFENLLWTHNDDHDKTIYGLDSLGKIKKKIVLEQAVNHDWEEISQDNTNIYIGDFGNNYSGNRSDLKILKIDKKSFLEGNPNIETISFTYSDQTDFSPSKPNKTDFDCEAFIVSKDSIYLFTKQWKSSKTNIYVLSKQKGTQTAKFKSTLDTKGLVTGATYLEDKKLITLCGYTKVGKPFLYLLYDFKNQDFLSGNKRRIDLKLPFHQVEGIATKDGLHYFITNESLVRKPVLNNPQQIHYFDLSSILSLYLHK from the coding sequence ATGATTAGAATATTAGTACTTTGGGGCCTACTTATCTCTTCAGCTTATAGTCAAAATGAAGTGCATCCAGATGTAAAAGCTAAAAATTACAATTCTAAAGCAATAAACACTGGTAAACTCAGCAATAAAAACCTGAAACTAAAACCCGAATATTCCATTCGTTTGAGTGATTCCATAAAAGAAACTTCTGGATTAATCGCCTTCGAAAATCTTCTTTGGACACATAATGATGATCACGACAAAACGATTTATGGACTGGATTCTTTAGGAAAAATTAAAAAGAAAATTGTTTTGGAACAGGCAGTGAATCACGACTGGGAAGAAATTTCGCAAGACAACACAAATATCTATATTGGAGATTTTGGAAACAATTATTCTGGAAATCGTTCGGATTTGAAAATTCTTAAAATCGATAAAAAATCTTTTCTGGAAGGCAATCCAAATATTGAAACCATTTCTTTCACCTATTCCGATCAAACCGATTTTTCTCCTTCAAAACCTAACAAAACTGATTTTGATTGCGAAGCTTTTATTGTTTCCAAAGACAGCATTTATCTTTTTACCAAGCAATGGAAATCATCCAAAACCAATATTTATGTTTTGTCGAAACAAAAAGGAACACAAACTGCAAAATTTAAATCAACACTCGACACCAAAGGTTTGGTTACGGGTGCAACCTATTTAGAAGATAAAAAACTCATTACTTTGTGCGGTTATACTAAGGTCGGAAAACCGTTTTTATATCTGCTTTATGATTTTAAAAATCAGGATTTTTTGTCTGGAAACAAAAGGCGAATCGATTTAAAACTTCCCTTTCATCAAGTAGAAGGAATTGCAACAAAAGATGGCCTCCATTATTTTATTACGAATGAATCTCTTGTTCGGAAACCTGTTTTAAACAATCCGCAGCAAATTCATTATTTTGATTTGAGTTCTATCCTTAGCTTGTATCTCCATAAATAA
- a CDS encoding ABC transporter ATP-binding protein — translation MAEPLIKITDIKRNFTLGNEIVYVLKGIDLEIQKGEYVALMGPSGSGKSTLMNLLGCLDTPTSGRYILNGKDVSKMKDDELAEIRNKEIGFVFQTFNLLPRTTALDNVALPMIYAGYGKSERIARATEVLKQVNLADRMDHQPNQLSGGQRQRVAVARALVNKPSIILADEPTGNLDSKTSVEIMKLFGDIHAQGNTVILVTHEEDIAAYAHRIIRLRDGLIESDTRKTV, via the coding sequence ATGGCTGAACCATTAATTAAAATAACCGACATAAAACGAAATTTTACTTTAGGAAACGAAATCGTTTATGTTTTAAAAGGAATAGATCTAGAAATACAAAAAGGCGAATATGTTGCTTTAATGGGGCCTTCCGGATCAGGAAAATCTACATTAATGAATTTATTAGGCTGTTTAGACACACCAACTTCGGGTCGTTATATTTTAAATGGAAAAGATGTCAGCAAAATGAAAGATGATGAACTGGCCGAAATTAGAAACAAAGAAATTGGTTTCGTTTTTCAGACCTTCAATCTTTTACCAAGAACTACTGCTTTAGATAATGTTGCCTTGCCAATGATTTATGCTGGTTATGGAAAATCTGAAAGAATAGCCCGTGCAACCGAAGTTTTAAAACAGGTTAATCTCGCAGACAGAATGGATCACCAGCCAAATCAGCTTTCTGGAGGACAGCGCCAGCGTGTTGCAGTCGCAAGAGCTTTAGTAAACAAACCATCGATTATTTTAGCCGATGAGCCAACAGGAAACTTAGACAGTAAAACTTCAGTAGAAATCATGAAGCTTTTTGGAGATATTCACGCACAAGGAAATACTGTAATTCTAGTAACTCACGAAGAAGATATCGCTGCTTATGCGCATAGAATTATTCGTTTAAGAGATGGACTGATTGAAAGTGACACAAGAAAAACTGTTTAA
- a CDS encoding cob(I)yrinic acid a,c-diamide adenosyltransferase: MKVYTKTGDKGTTALFGGTRVPKDHIRIDSYGTVDELNSYIGLIRDQEMDSHYKTILIEIQDRLFTVGAILATPQEKEVLKNGKLRLENLGIIDSDIELLENEIDKMDESLPPMTHFVLPGGHPTVSHCHIARCICRRAERLAVHLSHNEHVPEIAITYLNRLSDYLFVLARKLSSDLKADEVKWIPRK; encoded by the coding sequence ATGAAAGTATATACCAAAACAGGCGACAAAGGAACAACGGCTCTTTTTGGAGGAACTCGAGTACCAAAAGACCATATCAGAATTGACAGTTATGGAACTGTCGACGAACTAAATTCTTATATCGGATTAATCCGCGATCAAGAAATGGATTCGCATTACAAAACTATTTTAATCGAAATTCAAGACCGCCTTTTTACGGTTGGTGCCATTTTGGCAACTCCACAGGAAAAAGAAGTTTTAAAAAACGGAAAACTACGCTTAGAAAATCTAGGCATAATTGATTCGGATATTGAATTATTAGAAAACGAAATAGATAAAATGGACGAAAGTCTTCCGCCAATGACTCATTTTGTTTTACCTGGAGGCCATCCAACCGTGTCACATTGTCATATAGCACGCTGTATTTGCCGTCGCGCAGAACGTTTAGCAGTGCATTTAAGTCATAATGAACATGTTCCTGAAATAGCAATCACCTATTTAAACCGACTTTCTGACTACCTTTTTGTCTTGGCACGAAAGTTGTCCTCAGACTTAAAAGCGGATGAAGTGAAATGGATACCCAGAAAATAA
- a CDS encoding FKBP-type peptidyl-prolyl cis-trans isomerase, with product MKKLLIALFTLTLFVSCSSSTPDDILPPPKDYTAQNDKEITDYLAKNNLTATKTSTGLYYIIKTEGTGKQPSVLSTVTVKYKGYYTSGKTFDQSKDAAGATFPLNKVIQGWKEGIPFFKEGGTGILLIPSHLGYGSYDDPRGVPAGSVLIFDIELISVN from the coding sequence ATGAAAAAATTATTAATCGCATTATTTACATTGACACTTTTCGTTTCGTGTTCTAGTTCTACTCCTGACGATATCCTACCACCACCAAAGGATTATACGGCACAAAATGATAAAGAAATCACTGATTATCTTGCTAAAAACAATTTAACAGCAACAAAAACAAGCACAGGATTATATTACATAATCAAAACAGAAGGCACAGGAAAACAACCAAGTGTACTATCTACTGTAACTGTAAAATACAAAGGATACTATACATCTGGCAAAACATTTGACCAAAGCAAAGATGCTGCTGGTGCTACTTTCCCATTAAATAAAGTAATTCAAGGTTGGAAAGAAGGAATTCCGTTTTTTAAAGAAGGAGGAACTGGAATTTTGCTAATACCATCACATTTAGGTTATGGAAGTTATGACGATCCAAGAGGTGTTCCTGCTGGTTCTGTACTTATTTTTGACATTGAACTAATTTCAGTAAACTAA
- a CDS encoding ABC-F family ATP-binding cassette domain-containing protein: MNYLSVENISKSFGERVLFDNISFGINKDQKIAFIAKNGSGKTTIMSIINGLEEPDTGQVVLRKGIRMAFLSQDNNLQDELTIEESIFASDNETLKVIEAYEKALENPSDEEAYQKAFDAMDQHNAWDFETQYKQILFKLKLEDFKLKVKNLSGGQKKRLSLAIILINRPDLLILDEPTNHLDLEMIEWLESYFAKENITLFMVTHDRFFLERVCNEIIELDNGKLYQYKGNYSYYLQKKEERITSENASVDKAKNLFVKELEWMRRQPKARTTKSKSRQDDFYIIKEKAQSRRKENKVELEINMERMGSKIIELHKLSKKFKDRVILDNFSFDFQRGERIGIIGKNGTGKSTFLNLLTGTIPPDSGRVVKGDTIKVGYYTQSGINPKPGQRVIDVIKEYGEYIPLAKGKIISASQLLERFLFDAKKQYDYVEKLSGGELKRLYLCTVLIQNPNFLILDEPTNDLDIVTLNVLESFLLDYPGCLLVVSHDRYFMDKIVDHLFVFRGDGVIENFPGNYSDFRAYEDSADVAQKEENKAEKKDWKQNNPTGNLSFNEQKEYQKIEREIKDLEAEKAKIEQLFSDGKVADADIEKKANELQNIINKIDAKEERWFELSAKLEG; the protein is encoded by the coding sequence GTGAATTACTTATCTGTAGAAAATATATCAAAGTCATTTGGCGAAAGAGTCCTTTTTGACAACATTTCTTTTGGGATTAATAAAGATCAAAAAATCGCTTTTATCGCAAAAAATGGTTCTGGAAAAACCACCATAATGAGCATTATTAACGGATTGGAAGAACCAGACACAGGACAAGTTGTTTTAAGGAAAGGAATCAGAATGGCATTTCTTTCGCAAGACAATAATCTTCAAGATGAACTAACGATTGAAGAAAGTATTTTCGCTTCAGATAATGAAACTTTAAAAGTTATTGAGGCTTATGAAAAAGCTTTAGAAAATCCTTCAGACGAAGAAGCTTATCAAAAAGCTTTTGATGCTATGGACCAGCATAATGCGTGGGATTTTGAAACACAATACAAGCAGATTTTATTCAAATTAAAACTGGAAGATTTTAAACTTAAAGTGAAGAATCTTTCTGGAGGACAGAAAAAACGTCTTTCATTGGCTATAATTCTAATCAACCGTCCAGATTTATTGATTTTGGATGAGCCAACCAACCATTTGGATTTAGAAATGATCGAATGGCTTGAAAGTTATTTTGCCAAAGAAAACATTACGCTGTTTATGGTAACGCACGACCGTTTCTTTTTGGAGCGTGTCTGCAACGAAATTATCGAATTAGACAACGGAAAACTATATCAATACAAAGGGAACTATTCTTATTACCTTCAGAAAAAAGAAGAAAGGATCACTTCTGAAAATGCTAGTGTTGACAAAGCAAAAAACCTTTTTGTAAAAGAATTAGAATGGATGCGCCGCCAGCCAAAAGCAAGAACAACCAAATCTAAATCGCGTCAGGACGACTTTTACATTATTAAAGAAAAAGCGCAAAGCCGACGAAAAGAAAATAAAGTTGAACTTGAAATTAATATGGAAAGAATGGGAAGCAAAATTATTGAGCTTCATAAACTTTCTAAAAAATTTAAAGACAGAGTTATTCTTGATAACTTTAGTTTTGATTTCCAACGTGGCGAAAGAATTGGAATTATTGGTAAAAACGGAACTGGGAAATCTACTTTCTTAAATCTGCTTACAGGAACAATTCCGCCAGACAGTGGTCGCGTTGTAAAAGGTGACACTATAAAAGTCGGATACTATACACAATCTGGAATTAATCCAAAACCAGGACAGCGCGTTATCGATGTCATTAAAGAATACGGAGAATATATTCCGTTGGCAAAAGGAAAAATTATTTCGGCCTCTCAACTATTAGAGCGTTTTCTTTTTGATGCTAAAAAACAATATGATTACGTCGAAAAACTGAGCGGAGGTGAATTAAAGCGTTTGTATCTATGTACCGTTTTAATTCAGAATCCAAACTTTTTGATTCTGGATGAGCCAACAAACGATTTGGATATTGTAACACTAAACGTTTTGGAAAGTTTCCTTTTAGATTACCCTGGATGTTTATTGGTAGTTTCTCACGACCGTTACTTTATGGACAAAATTGTCGATCATTTATTTGTTTTTAGAGGAGACGGAGTTATCGAAAATTTCCCAGGAAACTACTCTGATTTTAGAGCTTACGAAGACAGCGCCGATGTTGCTCAAAAAGAAGAAAACAAAGCCGAAAAGAAAGATTGGAAACAAAATAATCCGACAGGAAATTTAAGCTTTAACGAACAGAAAGAATATCAGAAAATCGAACGAGAGATTAAAGATCTTGAAGCTGAAAAAGCTAAAATCGAACAATTATTCTCTGACGGAAAAGTTGCTGATGCCGATATCGAGAAAAAAGCGAACGAACTTCAAAATATAATTAATAAAATAGACGCTAAAGAAGAACGCTGGTTTGAACTTTCGGCTAAACTTGAGGGATAA
- a CDS encoding DUF6565 domain-containing protein, which produces MKNIKIAIGIALLVLGFASCKDEKQEKAQKTVENYVIYVDSVKNVAAADLKDNWKSVEAEYDRRSLEAQAALADIKDNAAATEKVNASKIKYEEFKNEMTAQFAPPAPSPKQQLRDALFGAGKIGDDMSFSWVNAQNIHSVYQQFVHTVENNKDRYSREDWDEIKLMYEALDSRKNTVEKEGLSAEDNRKIAGLKIKFAPMYTVNRMGAKSEENKDAKK; this is translated from the coding sequence ATGAAAAATATAAAAATAGCTATAGGAATTGCATTACTAGTATTAGGGTTTGCATCGTGTAAAGATGAAAAACAAGAAAAAGCTCAAAAAACAGTTGAGAACTATGTAATCTACGTTGATTCTGTTAAAAATGTGGCAGCAGCCGATTTAAAAGACAATTGGAAAAGTGTAGAAGCCGAATATGACAGAAGATCTCTGGAAGCGCAAGCTGCTTTAGCAGATATCAAAGATAATGCTGCTGCAACTGAAAAAGTAAATGCAAGTAAAATTAAATACGAGGAATTTAAAAATGAAATGACCGCCCAATTTGCCCCTCCAGCTCCTAGTCCGAAACAACAATTAAGAGACGCCCTGTTTGGTGCAGGAAAAATTGGTGACGATATGAGTTTCAGTTGGGTAAATGCTCAAAATATTCATAGCGTTTATCAGCAGTTTGTTCATACTGTAGAAAATAATAAAGACAGATATTCTCGAGAAGACTGGGATGAAATTAAATTAATGTATGAAGCTCTTGATAGTCGTAAAAATACAGTTGAGAAAGAAGGTTTGTCGGCAGAAGATAACCGAAAAATTGCTGGTTTAAAAATCAAATTTGCACCAATGTATACTGTAAATAGAATGGGAGCGAAGTCTGAAGAAAATAAAGACGCAAAAAAATAA
- a CDS encoding GDP-L-fucose synthase family protein, with translation MKKDSRIYIAGHKGMVGSAIWKILVEKGFTNLIGLSSAELDLRNQKSVYDFFAGSQPEIVIDAAARVGGILANNDFPYQFIMENMQIQNNLIDAALRSGVEKFIFLGSSCIYPKLAPQPLKEDYLLTDALEPTNEWYAIAKISGIKACQAIRKQFGKDYVSLMPTNLYGPHDNFDLNTSHVLPAMIRKFHEARINDNAPVTLWGSGKPMREFLYVDDMAKAVVFALENKLPHYLYNVGTGQDLAIEKLATIVQQVTGHTGKIIWDADKPDGTPKKLMDVSKMHKLGWKHEVELYEGIKTTYDWFSKNIENFKQIKL, from the coding sequence ATGAAAAAGGATAGCAGAATTTATATTGCAGGTCATAAAGGAATGGTAGGTAGCGCCATTTGGAAAATTTTGGTTGAAAAAGGATTTACAAATTTAATTGGGCTTTCTAGTGCAGAATTAGATTTAAGAAATCAAAAATCAGTTTATGATTTTTTTGCCGGCAGCCAGCCTGAAATTGTGATTGATGCGGCCGCTCGTGTTGGGGGAATCTTGGCTAATAATGATTTTCCATATCAATTTATAATGGAGAATATGCAAATTCAAAATAATCTAATTGATGCTGCTTTGCGCAGTGGAGTAGAAAAGTTTATTTTTTTAGGAAGTTCTTGTATTTATCCAAAATTAGCTCCACAACCGTTAAAAGAGGATTATCTGTTAACAGATGCTCTAGAACCAACCAATGAATGGTATGCTATTGCAAAAATTTCGGGTATAAAAGCTTGTCAAGCTATTAGAAAACAATTTGGAAAAGATTATGTAAGTCTTATGCCAACAAATTTGTATGGTCCACATGACAATTTTGATTTAAATACTTCACATGTTTTACCAGCTATGATTCGAAAATTTCATGAAGCTAGAATAAATGATAACGCCCCAGTAACTCTTTGGGGGAGCGGAAAGCCAATGCGAGAGTTTTTGTATGTCGATGATATGGCTAAAGCGGTTGTTTTTGCTTTAGAGAACAAGCTGCCTCACTATTTATACAATGTAGGCACAGGCCAAGATCTAGCAATAGAAAAATTAGCCACAATTGTGCAGCAAGTTACTGGCCATACTGGAAAGATTATTTGGGACGCTGACAAACCTGATGGCACACCTAAGAAACTTATGGATGTCTCAAAAATGCATAAACTTGGATGGAAGCATGAAGTAGAACTTTATGAAGGGATTAAAACAACTTACGATTGGTTTTCAAAAAACATTGAAAATTTTAAGCAGATAAAATTATAA
- a CDS encoding O-methyltransferase, whose amino-acid sequence MLFQIQSYLKFLWHSKNEHAVHSPFVFSLLTKCFYDKKSKPEYAILKKYRKTLLENKNFIEVTDFGAGSRVFKSNRRQISKIAQTAGISPKRAELLFRVTNYFQPENILEIGTSLGLATSALALGNPKAKVVTIEGCPNTANVAQNQLAEFDCKNVENVISEFESFLVSENIQATNYNLIYFDGNHSKKATLAYFDLLLPTIDNDSVWIFDDIHWSPEMEEAWELIKNHPMVKVTIDTFQWGFVFFRREQPKEHFIIRA is encoded by the coding sequence ATGCTATTTCAAATACAATCTTATTTAAAATTTCTTTGGCATTCTAAAAATGAACACGCGGTTCATTCGCCGTTCGTTTTTAGCCTGCTTACCAAATGCTTCTACGATAAGAAATCCAAACCTGAATATGCAATTCTAAAAAAATACAGAAAAACGCTTTTAGAAAATAAAAACTTTATAGAAGTGACTGATTTTGGAGCAGGATCAAGAGTTTTTAAATCAAACAGAAGACAGATTTCTAAAATTGCGCAAACAGCGGGAATTTCGCCAAAACGAGCTGAATTATTGTTTCGAGTTACCAATTATTTTCAGCCAGAAAACATCCTCGAAATAGGGACTTCTTTAGGCTTAGCAACTTCTGCTTTGGCTTTAGGAAATCCGAAAGCAAAAGTAGTTACAATTGAAGGCTGCCCAAATACCGCAAATGTTGCCCAAAATCAATTGGCTGAATTTGATTGTAAGAATGTTGAAAATGTAATTTCTGAATTTGAATCTTTTTTAGTTTCTGAGAACATTCAAGCCACAAATTACAATCTGATATATTTTGACGGGAATCATTCTAAAAAAGCAACTTTAGCATATTTTGATCTTTTACTGCCAACTATCGACAATGATTCTGTTTGGATTTTCGACGATATTCATTGGTCTCCCGAAATGGAAGAAGCTTGGGAACTAATTAAAAATCATCCGATGGTAAAAGTCACAATTGATACTTTTCAATGGGGATTTGTATTCTTTAGAAGAGAACAGCCGAAAGAACATTTTATAATACGAGCATAA
- a CDS encoding adenylyltransferase/cytidyltransferase family protein, translated as MKIGITFSAFDLLHAGHIKMLEEAKQICDYLIVGLQTDPTLDRPEKNKPAQTVVERYIQLKGCKFVDEIVPYSTEQDLEDILRAFKIDVRIIGDEYQHKQFTGRKYCEEKGIEIYFNKRDHRFSSSGLRKEVAVRELAKVQ; from the coding sequence ATGAAGATAGGAATAACTTTTAGCGCTTTTGATTTACTGCATGCAGGCCATATTAAAATGTTAGAAGAAGCAAAGCAGATATGTGATTATTTAATAGTGGGATTACAAACAGATCCAACATTAGATAGACCAGAAAAAAACAAACCTGCTCAAACTGTAGTTGAAAGATACATTCAGCTGAAGGGATGCAAGTTTGTAGATGAAATTGTTCCTTATTCTACAGAACAAGACTTAGAAGATATCCTAAGAGCTTTTAAAATTGATGTTCGCATAATAGGCGATGAATATCAACATAAACAATTTACTGGTAGAAAATATTGTGAAGAAAAAGGAATTGAGATTTATTTTAACAAACGTGATCATCGTTTTTCGAGTAGTGGGCTTAGAAAGGAAGTGGCTGTTAGGGAGTTGGCTAAAGTGCAATAA